The region AGCAAGCAAAAGGAGACAAGAGAAGGACCTGTTTAAGCAATTAAAAAGGCTGAGAGGCAGTAAGTGCTATACACGCTTGCTTCCTGCCCGCCTGTTGATATGCTCTATCAGTGGGGCTATGTCGATTTTTCAGACAATGGTGATTTTGTTCACATTTTGCGGTGGATTCTGATGGATCCAGTCCTCATAAGAACAGCATATTTTGACACAGTTCACACATCAAAGATAAGCATTAATGCCTCATTACATCTCCAAAATGAAGCATGACAGCAGCAAAGGCCTGATATGAATAAGCAGCAACGCTGTCAGCAGGAGGTGTTTTCGAGAGTGAGAGGGGTCCTGGGTTTGCACAAATGAATGAATGTAAGAATGAATGAAAGCACGTATACGAGCAATGGTTGTGTAGTTTTAGGCCTTACTACTATGTGGCTAAAAGGAGTGAGGCCATCTCTTAACCCCTTCAGCTGTGGATTGTTACCATCAGATTTACGGGAGCTAGAAACAGTATCCCAATCAGCAGAAGTGTTCTCTTATTAATTGTGCAGCAGGAGCAATGAGTTAAGCTTTTAATCACCAAGCCCTGGATATCAGAGGAGCTACCTGTTTTGAGATTCTCCCAAGTAGcagtagaaaataataaaagttacCTCATTAATTACTCAAACAATCCCATCAAGCAGCCAATCACACATTCACCACCCCTGAGAACTAGCAATAATTTAAGACATCATCACTGCACACTACTGCATATCGTAGCAATGGCCATAAGACACACACAAAAGACACTTCTGGAACATGAACTCTGGAACTCCTACTAAATCTGAGATGGGATTCATAGCAGTTTAGGGGTCCAAAGTAATGCCTGACCAGAGAGGAGGACATTTAGATATGGTCTAAACCAGTACAATTCCAGCAACGTCACTGAACTTCTACTCACTTCTACCCAGTCAGCATTCAGCCTGGCCTTGAGTGGACTTAGAATGAGCTTCAGCAGAGGAGGATCTCACAAGAGCAAACCAAGAAGCACATAAGATGCATAcagcttcttctctttctcatcaCGTCTGACAGCTCTAGACAGCAGTTTGCAGTGAGGGTGTGCAGGGTTTGCAGCTCCCCACTGCCTCACTGTATGCACAAAGGTGCAGACTAGCCAGGGCTGAACAGAAAATAGATGGAGACAAGGAGGATAAAGAGCCAAATCCAGAGGGTACCTCCCTCAGGAGAAGGGCAGCTGTGAGGATCACAAGTGAATCTCAGCAGCCCAGATACCAAGCAGAACTGAGCTGCCTCCAGCACGGAGCCTGCTGACCAAAATAggagatctcttttttttctcttttattgcaATTGTAAAATAACCTGCCTACATCTCCCCCAAGCACTCAGGAGACTCCCTGGGGCATGCAGCATATGCTTTATTTGAAGAAAGCAACAAGTGCTGTTTGTCCAAGGATGGATATGGTTCTGACAGCGATGGAGGGCCACCCTGCATCAGAATACACCCATCAGCACCCAAAACAAGCAGGTTCTCATGGACAGGCCAGTGGGGGCAAAGGGGTCTAAGAACCCCCTGCAGAAGGCCTCCCTGGCCCTTGATAAACATATACTGGACTAGGTAGCCTCTCTCCTGATGACTTTTACACAGCTGAGAAGGTCAGGGTCAGTTAGATCTATTTCATTATAGGTGTAACACAACAGTCCTTTTTTGTGATGCCTGGTCGTAGACTAATCTACACTGAAGCCAAACAGTTTCTTAGCACCACATGCAGTGGCCGCATGACTCCCAGGTGCCAGGGCACCATCAGGTCACTGCCCGAACCAGCCCGACCAGGACCTCCTTGACCTGGGGCCAAGGACCCTATTtcagctcagctccagcctGGCCCTGAGCCACATCAGAGGTACGCCTGCATCCGGCCCATCCCCTGCTGACCCCGACTGCTCCATCAGTTTTCCAGGATAGACCTCAGCCCTTGCCTTCCTTGGTGATGGCATTGGACCCATGACTGGCTTGGCCCTGCCTGCCATGGTCCAAATCCAGAGGGCATGGCTTGTGCTGGTCTCTCGGCTCCTGGCACAGCACTCAGGAgcaccctgctgctgcttttccccaaCATCCACACTGTAACTTCATTTTCCCCTGTGTAACCACAGCTGGTCTATTCAGGCCTATTGTGGGCCCAGGCCCACACACTTTTGCTGATAACATCTACTGACCATACAGGTAGCTCTTCAGGGAAAGCTCAGGGGAGATGGTCCAATTTCCAAACTTAAATGGCTTTCAGTGTCTTTTTCATTGATGTACAtcataaaaaaaacagtcactAGGACAATCTTATTTCCTTGTTTGACCTACTCTATAGCATTTACTTGTTATTACTGATATCTCATTCCTGGTTTTAGACATGGAATTTCTCAAAGTAATGGCAAAGAAACTGCATAGTTACTAGAGTTGCTCAGTctagtcatagaatcagtaaggttggaagggacctctggagatcatctagtccaactcccctgctcagcaaggtcacctacagcatgttagacagggttgcattcaggtgggccttgaagatctccagagaaggagactccacaacctctctgggcaaccatgccagtgctctgtcactctcacagggaagaaattcccctcatggtcaggcagaactgcctgtgcttcaatttctgcccattgcctcttgtcctgtcacacgggacaactgagaagagtttgtccccttgacaccctcccttcaggtacttgtccacattgatcagatcccccctcagccttcccttccccaggctgaagaggcccagctctcgcagccgttcctcacagggcaggtgctccagccctctgagcatcctcgcagccctgcgctggactctctccagtagctccgtgtctctcttggactgggcagcctagaactggacacagtactcgagatgaggcctccccagggctgagtagaggggcaggatcaccttcctcgacctgctggcaacgctcttcctaatgcagcccaggacaccatgggccttcctggccacaagggcacattgctggctcatggtccaccagcactcccaggtccttctctgcagagctgctctccagcagggcagcccccagcttgtcctggtgcctggggttatttctccctaggtgcaggaccctgcacttgcccttgttgaacctcaggaggttcctctctgcccagctctgcagcctggccagctctctctgaatggtcCCACACTACCGATATTTCAGATGAAAGCCTTTCAGTAAATAAGACTCAACTTAATGAGACCTAGAACAGTCTCCAACTGACTAGCTTTTGAAATATAACTTACAGTAGAACATCTATTTTCACCTTCTCTTAGGTATCAGACttccaacacacacacacacacacacacacacactaaagtGACACTGCCCTGAGGTGTGTTTGTGGAAGAACAACTCACAGGAATATAAGTTGGTCAGACTGATGAAAGCAGCTTGCAGCATCAAGTGAAAATTAATGTTCAAAACAGAGAGTAATAATACTGTGCTTTGTACGGAGGTGATGCACTAAATATTCTGGGGAGGCAGAAGTTGTCCATAAACCAAATATCTCATGGATGAAACCACCTTTCTCATGACATAGTCAAGTTGACAATTCTGTTAATAGGATTAAGGTTCATTAAGAGAATGCTTTCTCTTATAAATCTGGCCCAGATAGCACAGAGCTTTAGCTTTTGCACTGAAAAGGAGGCCCTGCTTAGTCTTGAATTTCATGCTCCCATTCATCATGTGTGATAGGGATTGATACTGGTCATATTCAGAGTTTCTGTCCTACCTGAAattagcttcatttttttcaaaataattaatgcAGCTGGACTGCATTACCACACATTTGAGAGCTTTTGCTGCCGTAAGATTGTATGAtagacttgcttttttttcagggcCATACAGTATGCAtgtaataatttcattttttcctaatataacatatattttcataaagaaagTACAGAAAGCAGACTTTCAGACATGAAACTCTCTATAGGTAGACACACAAATGCAGAAGAGCATATCCTGCAAAACATACTTGCCCTGCTGCAAATTGGCACAGCTAAGCGTACGCTTAAGAGCTCTGCTAGCTTAGAGTCCCTGTCCCACTATTGGCACTGGAAGTTTGGCTCCAAACAGCCGTTTGCGCATACCAAAGTCAAAATCCTGCTGGAGACAGAGCCAATCATCATTGCATCTTCTGGGTTACTAGGAGCTGCAGTGCCTTTGTAGGAGGTCGCTCAAGGATGATTGCAGAAATCTTAATGCCATCTCAGGATCAGAATCAGCACTACTGATGGGAGACTTTCAAAATCAGAGGCACATCATGCTCCTCCCGACTTTAGGTGGCAATTGGGCATCTAACTGTCCTTAAGCCTTTAAAACTTGCCCCTTTCAGACTTAAAGCAAGGGCCTCACAGGGTGTGGTCATGCTGCAGGGAGATGTTGTACAGTAGCTGGCTCAACATATGCctccaaaaagaaagcaaaggctaGTGAAAAATCTTATGATACCTCTCTACTCATCTGCTAAGTAAAATGCTAGTGTTTAGAGATTTAAGTCTATAATCCAATCAACCACTTAAAATCttgtacttcattttttttccacataacTAATCTTTCTGTAATTAAACATGCCCTCAGGATATGTTTACCTCTTTCTTCAATTGTCACTATGCTGAGCACCCACCCAGAACAAACAGTATATTGCAACTGATGACTAAAGAGCATGGTGGACAATCTGCCCTTTTTCCTTATACCTTATAAAAGACATTGGTCATGTACAAAACTAGCACACATCCATGCTTCTCCAGGCATGTGCCTTTCTCTTCCAGCTGGGCATTTTGTTCAGAGAATATCCGAAAATAGACTGTATTTGTCTAGACCTTAGGATGCCAGGCTGTAACTCTGAGTGTCTACAACTACTTAACATATCAACTGCAGGAACAAAAGCCACCTTTACACTTGTGCAGAGTTAACCCTGCACTTCCATCAAGCCCTGTGATCATGCAGGCTGTGTGTTGCACACGGACAAAACatagtttttttcatttaggaCTGTACTGTCAGTCTGAACAAGCTCAGCAACCTTGGTTCATTCCAGACAGGAAGGATTCATTGCAGATGGTCTGTTTAGTTTGTAGGAGATGCACAGGTCTGATACTTCCTGGAAGCATGAAACTACGTACTGTAGGCAAACTACTTTTTCTCCATAGCTGCTGGTCTCAAAACATTCTACaatactttttatataaaaacacttcattttgctggaaaaaagtTTGCAAGGtttcattaccaaaaaaaacccatatatttcaaagttagagaaaaatgcatttttaatctcTGATTATGAACGAGGTCTACCAAACTTTTTAGATGAAGATGGCATAAATTTACCTTAAGTCACAAAGTTGGTTCACTTTTCAATCAAACCATGATTTGCTTTTAGATTAAAGCAAATGAAGGTGTTTTTCACGTAACAGTGCTGTAATTTTACGAAATTGGCACTAGAGGGCCTCTGATGGCTCACGTTCACAATCAGCACCTAACTACTTGCTCCATAGAAAAGacatatcattttaaaattgtatttacaCAATATAACAACTTGCTGTGCTTAGGTGGCTTTGTTTTCTAACTCTTAATTGCATGTCTGCTAGGTCCTTTACTTCTGCCACTTCCGATGTTTCAGCGGGCAATTCAACAGCCAGAAGAGGATCACAGAAGCACAGAGTGGTGGAGGCTGGAAGGGAACTCCagagattatctagtccaacctccctgctaaagcagggtcacctagagcacattgccccGGACCCTGCCCGgatagcttttgaatatctcaaaggatagagactccacaatctctctgggcaacctgctacagtgctcagtcaccctcacactaaaaaagtttttttcctaatgttcagatggaacttctgGGTTTCAGTTTGAGCACCATTGCTTCTCatcctgtcacttggcaccactgaaaagagcccGGCCCAGTCctcttggcaccctcccttcagatacttagacacattgatcagatcagccaggagaggagaagctgaggggggggggaacaggcccagctctcacagtcattcctcatagggcagatgctccaggcctctgatcatcttcgtagccctgcgctggactctctccagtagctccatgtctctcttggactgggcaGCCtagaactggatgcagtactcgagatgaggcctcaccagggctgagtagaggggcaggatcacctccctccacctgctggcaacactcttcttaatgcagcccaggagaccattggtcttcttggccacaagcGCTCactgctggctcacggtcaacttgtcatccaccagcactcccaggtccttctctgcagagctgctctccagcagggcAGCCGCCAGCCTATACTCGTGCACAGGGTTactcctccctaggtgcaggaccctgcacttgcccttgttgaacctcaggaggttcctctccacccagctctccagcctgtccagctctctctgaatggcagcacagccctccggtgtgtcagcccctcctcccagcttgggatcatcggtaaacttgctgaggaggcactctgtccccttgTCCAGGTCACTGAGGAAGAAGGTGAACAAGActgacccagtactgagccctgggggacaccactagccacagccctccaactggactctgcaccactgagcacagccctctgatctctgccattcagccagttcttaatccacctcactgtccactcacctggcctgcacttcctgagcttgcctatgaggacATTATGGGAAACAGTGTTGAAAGTCTTGCTGAAttcaaggtagacaacatccactgctctcccctcatttccccagccagtcatgccgTCATAGAAGgtatcaggttggttaagcatgatttccccttggtgaatccctgctggctactcctggtcatcttctctttttccatacgcttggagatgacatccagaaggagctgttccatcacctttccagggatggaagtgAGGCTGGCTGGCCTGTAGTTTCAGAACAGAATTTCAGAACTGAATCAGCAGTTCTGGATGAAGCTGTTTCAAAACTGGCCATTGAATGAGATCAGATCATGAACTACTGGCTTACCTTAGGGAGTCGGTACTTTTCTCTCAGGTGAACCCTCAGACaggctctctctgcctttttttgtgCAAATGCTGCATCTCTCTCCATTCTGAAAATCAGGGAAAAAAGTTTCTTCAGCATACTAACAAAACACTGTCTTTTACGTTGAATCGATCACCCAGCTGCAGAAAGCTACATGTAGCAGTTATTCCTAAAGTTACGCAACTTGTCTAAAGGCACAAAAGGAGTTACTATTAAAGTAATGTTACAGGTGTAAGACTTACTGAATCACAAGTTTGATCTTAGAGCAGTTCCCATAAGTCATAGCAGGTCCCATAAGGATAAAGAATAAGCTAGCACTGCTTGTCTAGATGCTGTACCCGTACTAGCTCTTATTACCCACTGTAATAACGAACAATTCCAgtaaacagtaacagaaaagttAAGCCTGTTCCTTGTTTATTCCACCAGAGGCACTTGCTGAGATGGGGCTGCCTGTCAATATTTCCATTCTACAAACATAATATGCTTCATAACATATAAAAACACAACATAATGTCAGAATGGTCTTCCTGGCTCTGGGTCTTTTTGGTCTTTCTGACCAAAAAGTTTACTTATCCTACAGTCATCTCCAACAGTAGACAGtaacagacaaagaaaaaattaagaacagGATAGGTATTCTGTACCGTAACCGCCCAGCTTCCAAAAGCCGGATTTAGGGACTACTTGAGCTGGAAATTGGTTCTACTTCATTGTCTTCAATAGGCCTAGATGGCCTCTGTCATATATGAATTTGTCCAGCCTCTTTCTGAATCCAATCATTCTTCTAAAATAACCTGTGGAAATGAGCTCCACAGCTTCAGTTTGCAGAAAAGTACTTATCTGTGATTTAAGAAAGCTTCATCACAATTGTTGgttacattatttatttatttgcaagttGTGTATCTACAGACTTTTTTGGTAACATTAGATTAGATTTGTAACATTCACCTTTTACCTCCTTTTGTTCAGAAAAGTCTAATGGAAAGTCTCAggcaaaattgtttttgttcctatatatgtattttgtcATATCAAAACCACCTGCAAGATGAAATACTAGTTCTCTTCTGCTTCCACAAATTAATCTTTGTGTATTCCAcccctctcttttttaattctactttactgtattttatttttaattacaaaacaTTGATATCAATGGAAGTCAACTTAAACTGCAGAAGTCAGCTTTTCGCCGCCTTCCTCTCCCGGGCCCCtggaggagcaggcagcagccccgGCGGGCAGTGGGGTGTGATCACACAGGCTGGTGATCTCAGCGGTGCTGCAAATCCCTTCAGGCATCCTGTGAGACCGAGGGACGGGAGAGGATTTTCTCCCCAAGACTCCCGTGGGAGCACTGGGCTTCTCGCTGGCCCTGGCATTACGTGCAGGCTCAGCAAATCTCACTCAGCCAATACTCCGCCGTTTGTCTGGGCCCTGGTGTCCTGCCTAATCTTTCTCCTTGGTGTTCTGTAGGTTTTAATCCTGGCCTGGAATACGAAGATTTGAGGGAACAGGAAAGAGATTTAAGAGAGTTTCGTGCCAGTCAAGAGTCTGTGATGCACAGCACACACTGGCAGTCCCCTCCGGGCTAAACCCCTGCGATGCGGGCAGCAAACTCTACGGCCCCGTGCCATTGCAGCTCATCTGCTTGCGCCTGTGCACTACACGTTTTCCTGAGAAACAGCAGCCGGGGTGTTTTTACGGGTTTAGCtgccaaaaacaaacaagaaagaatcACAGAGCTGGGATGGTCACGTGCCAAAGGCTAAACTCTGCCTGAGGCACTGGCTCACTGTACGACCTCCAGCAAGGGGCTTTACCTCTCTGATCTCcactctgcagagctgaaaacGGTAAAATCCAGGCAGCCCTGAACAGATGTTCTGCCTGCGACCAGGATTTCTGCCACACTTACATAAGCACACCAGCGGGCGATGTCCTCAGTCATTCTTTAACTCTTTGAAAACACTTCAGTTACTCCCAGCTATGCTTTCATAAGCACTGCCGCACTCACTCCCAAACACTTTTCAGTACGTACCAGACATATGCCATACTTTAAAGCATTACAGAAagaatttccctttcttttttctttttttcccacccaagcattttttctgtaggcagctgattatttttcttttaaatatccCTTGAAAAAATTCCTAACAaaacattctgtattttttccaaattcaagGTTTTTAACCACTGCTAAATACAGACCTGGATACCTCATAAATACCACCAGCCATTAACCTTTCACCTATAATCACCTTAGGTGAAGGATTTACACAACCATTACGTAATTGATCATTAGAGGAACAGATGCAtctgagatttaaaaatcaaCTGCTTTCTTCATAATTATGCATGATTTAAACTCCTACATGTTTaaaccccccttttttttatcactgtttTGATACTTAAACAAAAGGAATGGTTAAAGAtcacagttacagaaaaaataaaatctttgagGTTTAATCAGTTTAAAAGTTCTGCTTTATTTAGTagatttcagggaaaaaaactgAGACTGtaactacaaaaatataaactatcttaagaaaagttttcttcagATAAATATAACCTGTTTTAGCATAATACTCTCTCTTACTTCTTTGTCCGCCATGATAAATGtggacaagagaaaaaaataggtatttaaaGTATACTCAGagttctagaagaaaaaaaaatcatacacaTTTTAGTATTAACTACTGCTTTAGAGCCAGCTTTGCatcaatggaagaaaaaatggtaGGTATGACAAACCCAATAAAGAATGAATCCAGTATATCAAGGTGTATAGGAGAGCGTTGGagaaagaggggggaaaagggaaaaaaaaaaaaaaaaaaaaaaaaacattgttatCTCCAATTCcgaacattttattttggaaagtctCTTTAGCAAAGACCACTCTTACAGTCTTACACTCTTATGCtttaaaaagggggaagagaatGCGATGTTTggctctctttttttctcatctgaaCAAAGCCACCAGGAATCAGCCCAATACTGATAATAAGGAATAGGTACTCACTTCTCCTCAACCACTTGCTTTTGATATTCCTCATACTCCTCTCTGGTCATTCccgcagctgctgctgggtCAGAAGgtgtgctttcttctttgctttcttcccctccacctccaagTCCCAAATTCTTTACCTGGTTGCTCAACATACTTTTCATTAGGAAGGCCATCTTCTTCACAAGGggggtaaaaaaaagaaagccacaaGCAACCAACCACAGCAATGCCAAACTgaaccaaaaatgttttcaacacCAACAATTATAAGCAAGAGAGTTACcacagccacagcagctctTCAAGGGCACAATGCTAGTGAAACGTGAATGCCAGAACTAGTTTGTCAGCCATAATCTGGATTAAAGCAGTGAACTCCTTAATATCTAGAGGCAGATGGTTCAgattactcaaaaaaaaatcattagatgCAACTACCTACTTTTTATATTAATACTTTAAGCTAATTGTACACAAAAATTCAATTATAGTGTGCAACAGCATTTTGAAGTCTTTAATGTGGGAATTCCCAATTTCAGAGTCCAAACATTTCCTGGAACATAATACATCTGAATTAAAGACCTGGTTGAGTAAATGGCCACAGTAAAATTGCAAAATTTGAGCTACTGAGTAGAAAATCCCTTTCAATGTACACTGTCTAAGATTAGAAAACTGGGATCCTTCattaagcagaaataaaactccaattctttttctccattaatATTTTACCACATTGGACAGACaatatattaaatgtttttctttatctaCTTTTTATATCTTTGATTTCTCTTACAGACAACtggggcatttttttcttttaaagtgaaGCAAATTGCACcttctcatttctcatttttttgttttatttaatttttccttagGTTCTTTCCACTTAGATCACCACCTTGACTGGAGCTGCATGTAGTAATTGGTATTTTTAATCTTAACTGTCAGTAAAGTAGAACACATCTGAGCTATAATCCAGTCTTGCTGTCTTTTGCCTGTGGCATGCTGTATATGTCATTTTTCCCACTTTATTCACATTATCAATCTCATCAATTCAGATCTGTTCAGGAGAAAATTTGCAAGATCTGCTACATAGATCATAGACtgtttggagagagaaaaaatcatCTGCTAGGTCTCAAAAGTTCCTGATTTTGGGTATTGAGTATTTATCCTATTAAGGTTGACTGTGCATGGCTCAATGAAATATTCTGTAATCTTGATTATCTAAATAGTTCTAGCACTCTCATAATTTCATTGAGAGATGGGAGGATTCCAGTTTGGCTAATGCCTTAATCTGTATTAGAACCTTTCTAATTAAAGCAGAcctgttacttaaaaaaaagaagtgcaggATGTTCTGTAATCCTGGATTACAAGATTAAACAAGAAACTTCAAATTTCCTTTTGAAGTAGAACAAATATCACTCACAAGCAAGAACTTCAAATCACAACAAAATTACTTCAACAGACTACAAATAcctagaaagcatttttaatcaaaattgaTTTCATAATCTCTGTGCATTACCATAACTATAAGTAGCAAGAACTTGAGGGAagaatcaattttttttaaaacatctgacCATCTTTGACCTTGATTACCAAAAATCTATTCATCCAACTCACTAACAGAACTGGGATCATACTGGTCAGATGGCTAATCCCA is a window of Rhea pennata isolate bPtePen1 chromosome Z, bPtePen1.pri, whole genome shotgun sequence DNA encoding:
- the CPLX4 gene encoding complexin-4, with the protein product MAFLMKSMLSNQVKNLGLGGGGEESKEESTPSDPAAAAGMTREEYEEYQKQVVEEKMERDAAFAQKKAERACLRVHLREKYRLPKSELDENQIQMAGDDVGLPEDLQKMVAEDQVEEEDKDSILGQLQNIQNMDMDTIKEKAQATFTEMKQAAEQKCSVM